One Acidimicrobiia bacterium DNA segment encodes these proteins:
- a CDS encoding CAP domain-containing protein, with amino-acid sequence MISAPGSVEKDYRKNMRAFSSNTFRFALLISIIVFMLVSNTFAFGSDAKLVSSGSALSLNKPIVGMASTPTGGGYWMVASDGGIFAFGDAQFYGSTGSVRLNRPIVGMAATPSGYGYWLVASDGGIFSFGDAQFYGSTGSIKLNQPIVGMTSTPSGSGYWMVASDGGIFSFGDAQFYGSTGSIRLNRPIVGMAATSSGTGYWMVASDGGIFAFGSAQFYGSTGSIKLVQPVTGMSPSRSNRGYRLVARDGGIFSFGDAQFYGSTGGNCLGSPTVSMTSNYGYEGYFSATENGQVRAFSPSSIVSCQGVVNSGSGGSGSGSSSENSIAMDIFNRANAERAARGLRALTWDSALAANARNWSVSMSANNNFAHSNIYPLLQRFQTAAENIGVGGRGTTSGVLHNAWMRSTGHRVNLLAPNLDVIGVGVFCGPDGRLWATQQYGRYVNSSLPSGFGPTPSQDPITRGDSGGLSC; translated from the coding sequence ATGATAAGTGCACCTGGATCAGTAGAAAAAGATTACCGAAAAAATATGCGAGCCTTTAGCAGTAATACTTTTCGATTCGCGCTTTTAATTTCAATAATAGTATTTATGCTTGTTTCAAATACATTCGCTTTTGGTTCTGATGCAAAACTTGTAAGTAGTGGTAGTGCCTTATCCTTGAATAAGCCAATAGTTGGTATGGCTTCTACGCCTACTGGTGGTGGCTACTGGATGGTTGCTAGTGATGGTGGTATTTTTGCTTTTGGTGATGCTCAGTTTTATGGTTCAACAGGTTCCGTCAGATTAAATAGGCCTATTGTCGGCATGGCCGCAACTCCTAGTGGTTATGGTTATTGGTTAGTTGCTAGTGATGGTGGTATTTTTTCGTTTGGTGATGCTCAGTTTTATGGTTCAACAGGATCAATAAAATTAAATCAGCCTATTGTAGGTATGACATCTACACCTAGCGGTTCTGGTTATTGGATGGTTGCTAGTGATGGTGGTATTTTTTCTTTTGGTGATGCTCAGTTTTATGGTTCAACAGGATCCATTAGATTAAATAGGCCTATTGTCGGCATGGCCGCAACATCGTCTGGAACCGGTTATTGGATGGTTGCAAGTGATGGTGGTATTTTTGCATTCGGATCTGCTCAGTTTTATGGTTCAACTGGCAGTATTAAGTTAGTGCAACCTGTAACAGGAATGTCACCTTCAAGATCAAATCGCGGTTATCGTCTAGTTGCTCGCGATGGCGGTATTTTCTCTTTTGGTGATGCTCAGTTTTATGGTTCTACAGGTGGAAATTGTTTAGGTTCACCAACAGTATCAATGACATCAAATTATGGTTATGAAGGGTATTTCTCTGCTACCGAAAACGGTCAGGTTCGGGCGTTCTCGCCTAGCTCAATTGTTTCTTGCCAAGGTGTTGTTAACTCAGGTAGTGGTGGCTCAGGTAGTGGAAGCTCATCTGAGAATAGTATTGCAATGGATATATTTAATCGTGCAAATGCAGAAAGAGCAGCACGCGGACTGCGAGCTTTGACTTGGGATAGCGCACTTGCTGCTAATGCACGTAACTGGAGTGTTTCAATGAGCGCAAACAATAACTTTGCTCATTCAAACATATACCCGTTATTACAACGATTTCAAACTGCTGCAGAAAATATTGGTGTTGGTGGTCGTGGCACAACTTCAGGAGTGTTACATAATGCTTGGATGAGATCTACTGGTCATAGAGTAAATCTATTGGCACCAAACTTAGATGTAATAGGTGTAGGTGTATTTTGTGGGCCAGATGGAAGATTATGGGCAACTCAGCAATATGGTAGATATGTCAACTCTTCCTTGCCATCAGGTTTTGGGCCAACTCCTTCTCAAGACCCAATCACTAGGGGTGACAGTGGCGGGCTATCTTGCTAA
- a CDS encoding ABC-2 family transporter protein, which produces MKSILVYLYLTYKFVVVGIKSAWEYKISFFVTIFSMFVNDILLIGIWIIFFAKFKTVNGWTFENTQILFANLLLGFSIAITFFSGVMKMAERISKGKIDTYLTQPKSVLFRMLTDDFQLSVFGDLLLGFVILFYVSIKYNYSNFIYVPIASVFFAWGMIVSAGAFALIGFWIKKFDNAANNYFWTLDAPSMYPQNSIIGGVKVLFLTAVPSLWYISFSYKFVKFHSFSMLGVVILYDIAMTLIMVLIFRTGIKKYESGNAIATND; this is translated from the coding sequence ATGAAATCAATTCTTGTATACCTATACCTGACTTACAAATTTGTTGTTGTGGGAATTAAATCGGCATGGGAATATAAAATAAGTTTCTTTGTAACAATTTTCTCAATGTTTGTCAATGATATTCTTCTAATTGGTATATGGATAATATTCTTTGCAAAATTTAAAACTGTTAATGGTTGGACATTCGAAAATACACAAATTTTATTTGCAAATCTTCTCCTCGGGTTTTCAATAGCAATAACATTTTTTAGTGGAGTAATGAAGATGGCTGAGCGAATCTCAAAAGGAAAGATTGATACATATTTAACACAACCAAAATCAGTATTATTTAGGATGCTCACTGATGATTTTCAATTGAGTGTTTTTGGAGATCTTTTATTAGGTTTTGTAATCCTGTTTTATGTTTCTATTAAATACAATTATTCAAATTTTATTTATGTACCAATTGCCTCTGTATTTTTTGCGTGGGGAATGATAGTAAGTGCTGGTGCATTCGCACTGATCGGTTTTTGGATTAAGAAATTTGACAACGCGGCTAATAACTATTTTTGGACATTAGATGCTCCATCTATGTATCCACAAAATTCAATTATAGGTGGCGTAAAAGTGCTTTTCTTAACAGCTGTTCCATCACTTTGGTATATTTCTTTTTCCTATAAGTTTGTTAAGTTCCATTCTTTTTCAATGTTGGGTGTCGTCATTTTGTATGACATTGCTATGACCTTAATTATGGTTCTGATATTTAGAACCGGCATAAAGAAATATGAGTCCGGAAATGCAATAGCTACCAACGATTAA
- a CDS encoding ABC-2 family transporter protein, with translation MISIKGNKNRFSLYYLIVILSAKDKNSNFAGWVVNGTQIALRITIYAGMYRLALGSSDSRFVNGIWAIAISQLIFGCERPQLSIQIGREIKDGTVSMYLLRPVNYINQMVFSYFGRSIPGLSSIAVFGFATAYLITGKIPINILNLPFVICVIFLGIALAILIETFLGMTGFWTNDTNGVQLMNHKLNLLFGGIIIPFALLPTGIAKIVRFTPWSMSLAQPGYVATHFSYTLFIEISLLIILWCFVTYLLCLYLFYKGIRKLNLGGG, from the coding sequence GTGATTAGTATTAAAGGAAATAAAAACAGATTTTCTTTGTACTACCTGATAGTTATATTAAGCGCTAAAGATAAAAATAGTAATTTTGCAGGTTGGGTTGTTAATGGTACTCAGATTGCATTGAGAATAACAATATATGCAGGCATGTATCGACTTGCATTAGGATCAAGCGATTCTAGATTTGTAAATGGGATATGGGCAATAGCTATTTCACAATTAATTTTTGGGTGCGAAAGACCACAACTATCGATACAAATAGGTAGAGAAATAAAAGATGGAACTGTTTCGATGTACTTGTTAAGACCAGTAAATTATATCAATCAAATGGTATTTTCATATTTTGGAAGATCGATACCCGGTTTATCATCGATTGCTGTCTTCGGTTTTGCAACAGCGTATTTGATAACGGGAAAAATCCCGATAAATATACTTAATTTACCTTTTGTTATATGTGTAATATTTTTAGGAATTGCATTAGCAATTTTAATAGAGACATTTTTAGGTATGACTGGTTTTTGGACAAATGATACTAATGGTGTTCAACTAATGAATCATAAACTAAATTTGTTATTTGGTGGAATCATCATTCCATTTGCGTTATTGCCAACTGGTATAGCAAAGATAGTGCGATTTACTCCATGGTCTATGTCCTTAGCTCAACCGGGATACGTTGCAACGCATTTTTCGTATACTCTTTTTATTGAAATATCATTATTAATAATACTTTGGTGCTTTGTCACCTATCTCTTATGTTTATATCTATTTTATAAAGGTATAAGAAAATTAAATTTAGGAGGTGGATAA